The genomic segment ACCTCTCCGCTGAATGCGGCACCGGCAGCTACTCAACGGTCTCGACTCTTGGGCCTCATCTGAGCAGCAGCTTTCAGAAGCGGGCTGGCATCCGGGAATGCCCCTCGACAATTCATCCCTCCCGAATAAATACAGAATACCTTCAGAAAAAAGCCATTCTGCGCCATCGCACCACTGTTGATTGGAACTTCGTATTCCAGGTACTCCAAGACCCCCAACGAGTTCTCGGTCAAAACACGTGGCTCGAACCCGGTGTACTCTTGACATCGCCTCCTTTAAGGCGCTCGTGGCGAACCACCACCGCACGACGATTGGTGCCTGAAAGGGTACCGCCGGAC from the Toxoplasma gondii ME49 chromosome IX, whole genome shotgun sequence genome contains:
- a CDS encoding hypothetical protein (encoded by transcript TGME49_291920) — encoded protein: MHKTLTPNCYLSKIHHSNPIRTTCYQSPDCELTMTVNLSLPSNLPDHHTNNLSAECGTGSYSTVSTLGPHLSSSFQKRAGIRECPSTIHPSRINTEYLQKKAILRHRTTVDWNFVFQVLQDPQRVLGQNTWLEPGVLLTSPPLRRSWRTTTARRLVPERVPPDIN